GGGAAGGGAAAGGGAGAAAGgagaattttctttattttgtttcatccagacatatgcaatgcaaTTACAAAGCTCATTTTCttcagaggcgaatctaccaagcatgTCTGTCTGATAAAATAAACTACACTATTATTACCAATCCTGCGCAAACCCTATGCCAATTACGTGTAAATATCGGTATATCATGATTGAAGTGCATCCTAAACCGTGGGTGTAGAAAGGAGGACAAATCGGGGATTTGTCTTTGCGTTACGATTTGTTACAAACGGAGGAAGGGGatcaaaaaagttgattttttccgtTTATAGTTAACGGCTGGCGCCAAATAAATCTCAACTTTATATTCCTAATATATTTCGAACTACAGCAGAgattcatttttcatatattttgtctttttggttcTTCCCTTCCTCAGGAAACTTCGACCCACATGAAAACGACAGCGTCGAAATGTCCCGGGTAAATGCCCTGACCTACGAAACGCTCCAGGAAGACCACCAGAACCAGATCGTTGGCTACGTTCACGTGGGCGACTTCAAGGGCATGACGGCGGCCCACGTGTCCTGCTGGAATCCGACCGATTTCCTGCGGATGGTGAAGTGGGGCGAACAGTCTATCCCGATGCGTCACAAGGAAATCCATCTGGTCAACATCCCCCAGGCCGTCAAGTACGTCATCGAAGCCGGCAAATCGATGGTCAGCAAGAAGATGAAAGATCGACTACAGGTGAGTGCTACTTTTTTGTAAGAACGATCCATCTGGATAACAATTTCTGTTTCATTAACAGGTTCACGTAACTGCCCAGGATTTGGTGAAAAAAGTTGATCCTGCATGTTTGCCGAAAGAGCTAGGGGGAACTATTCCTCTTCAAGATATGATTAATAGCTGGAAACAGGAACTGGCCGCCAAGCGAGACATTCTGATCGGGCTTGAAAAGATGCGGATCCTCAGCGATCGTGGAATCCTACGGCGAAATGGTACCGACaggaacaacaacagcaacaccGAATCCATGGGAATGGAAACTATCACCGGGAGCTTCCGGAAGCTGGAGGTCGATTAGTGCGAATTCCGAATGATCGCGAGAtgtaaatgtataaaaaaaattattcttagaATATACCTACTTATCAACCGTTGTCGTTAGACTAGGTTAGACTATGTACATTGAAGATTTCCTCTGCGTTTAGCCGGTAGAACCGTTTCGGAGTGTTAGTTTATTTGACTTAAGTTTATACTTTCTCAATCGCATCACCAAGTCATCACATTTGTAAAGATATTATACACGAAACTTGAAATATACACTATATTTACAATGAATACTTAAgagaaaaaatggttttgttCATCCGATGACTAGTGTTTCCTAATAATGATTttgtcttttgcatttttcctCCATCAACATGATTATTTATAAAGTATTCTCATTTCGTGACGCAATAAGGAATTTCGTTACGACAGGACGAATCTTACGCTGTAACAAACATAACAGACTGGCCCTATATGCTCAATAATTTCCTTAACCCAatagtttatttcaaaatgacgATTATAGGGATAGATACTATTTGtaataaaacacaaatgaaaaataataattaaaaaaatctacatgTTTGTACACCAATTCCATTTTCATGGGTAAATTACGTTACGCACCATAAAGGAAAAGTACAGGGTGAAACATTAACTTGACTTCATTTGTAAATGATAACAAGAATAATTTAGTGAACAAATATACCGATAAACAGTAAACAGATAAGACTAAGCGCTAAGCAATTCAATAACAACTGATCCTTTGTGCAATTTGATATCTTTGAACTTGGACTTGGATGTAGTACAAATTAGAATATCCTATCTTTCTTGATGGATTTAGAGGGTGACTATGGGTTAAAatggaaaatgttttttgaaagctGACAAATAACTTCATCTTTTACTTTGAAAGAAACTtctcaaaaatattcagtttcaaTTCTAAAATTCTTGAAAGTTCTGTATAGGATTGACATACAAACAATACCACATAAAAATATCATGTAGGGACAAATGTTAACACATTATTTACAAGGTTATTTTTCATCAGATACATGCATTACGATTCGCTTAGCGAGTAACAGAGTTGTTTCTAAGAATCGATTGAAAATATCATCAGTTATTCCAATTTTCGAAACACTGTTCAAAATGTGTTAAATGGGTGTGACTATGGGTCACGCAAAGGTCATAATGTACATCAccttaaaaaattctttttacaAACACAGCacacattaaaaatgttattggcTAAAACAGGGGCATTAAATATAACATTTTtgtatgcaaaatttcaaaaaatacttaaattatGAAGTCATTATATGCCTATTTGTAAATTCTTACTCCAAACGCTGCCATTGGACATTGTTGGTCCACGttcattcaattcaaattcacaTTTCGAGTATTAGAGGCATAAAGATAATGTCCCAAACGATCGTTGACTCATAGTCTCCTCCTCTAAGGGATTAGAATGagtcaattttcatttgaccaaaacttattcaaaaattattatttttcaacaatattttgcACACTTACATCTTTACTATCTGGGAACATTTctgcatttttatattttaactagctgacccggtgtgctttgctacacctttcaaaatgaaatgatattttcagaatttattcaaatttttattgtttggttggcattattttaaatcaaaatataacatgattcataagcaaccactacatcttgatttgtgttaaaCATCTGGTTatttaaatctgtttctttaagctccgCTCTTAAAAAGGGAGGGTTCCAAATAAATCGTACACAAACAGTCCAACTGATAAAATCTGGTTGGTTTTGCTTaatattttctgaatttatgctaaaaaaatgataagagaACCCACTCcgcccccctgtccttcccttccccctgctgaatggagatcgtgatttttaatcacccttattctcgtttacggcgtatctggctttcgttcgaacggatactttcgaacgaattcgaaaaaggtattcttgttttcgtacgAACGCGATACGTTCAATTTTGGTGTTGCCTGATGAACTTCGAAATTGTTGGGCAGCAACCTGGTTGAAAATGACAGTTTCAAATGTAAATATTCGAATAAAAATTCGTTCTTTTGAGTCTTAAGGATCTAGTAGCGCTCATCCGGTGGGTTtcggataaaaaaaatggttaaaaaagaaCACCAGCCGTCGTCGGGGCTGATTCCGACATCGGCATCATAAACAAACGTCAATTGTGCAGTAGATTTGTAGCTAGTGTTTCCGGTATCAAGAAAGTGTCCTCATTACCAGACGTTAGTGGGGGCGGTGCTGCTGCTGCAAAGCTCCCCCATCCGGAGTGAAAAATTGGAATCCGGCTACaagtatcaataaaaaattaaaagtttcgaaaattttgaacaaaagttTATTTGAACTCTATCAATACGCTAATTTAAGCCGCCTAAATTTTATTGTGTTAAGCCCTAAACCACAACCGTCCTAAAATTAGTTTGCAGTTTGTTAGTCGGTGGCAAAAATAACATCGGTCATATAAAATTTCTTGAGTGAAAATGTTCGCAACTTTGCATTAAATCAGCCTGGATAGAAAATTGTTgtgattccagatttttttagtctgatattttcttaattttaggtttttcctttatttttttcatcttttaccCTTTTAACGAATTCCGTTCGCAGCATTAGACTCGCGTTTGACGACCGGTAGTaaaaatacgttcgatcgaaaacgagaatgcaacatttcgttcgaacgagctatgttcgaaagatcgaactgctctgattcgttcgaacgaaaacaagaatacggaATTGACTAACTTTCGAACGAAGgccattcgatcgaaaacgagaataagggtgaataatcatacccattttttttgttctcaaaaatcttcttgtataaaatattgttccattgcaattggttgataattttataagctttacaacaaatttatatggaacccccttCTTTCTTTTCCTCTCTACattgtaaagcgtaagggtctataacaattgtaaaaacatatctcgtaaccaagtacctttctatgccatatttgtttccatttgttggcttcgttagcataaattgagaacttatgctaaaaaaatgtattgggtGCACCTctctcctcctatgtacctactctctgaaaggaggatggtgtgtcagataatcatagaataataccaaaatgattttccatgttaagttttgtccattcctcggattttgtaaaaaaaaaggttaaatgtAGGCTTTCCTCTTCCCTCCCTTTATTTCCAATTCTAATCTTTCTTCCCACTgccagaaaggaattgtttgacataaaaaaattctcgtattgaaaaaccatcccatgccaaatttggatttatATACgatgtaaattcttgaattatGCATAAATTTGAAAGGATGAACAAACACCCCTTCCCCTTCCATTCGCCCCGTtcaatggaggggtgagaacttagtttttataaaagtattttttgtacttaaaaaatttttgattccaaattttatttcatttgctctactaattctcaagttatgcaaaaaaaaggtatggcagcccccctttcccctttatatctttttgctgaaaaaagggtagggcttcaatttataatagaaacatttctcgtatccaaatatcctgacatgccaaatatggttcaaatttgctcgatcagatctacagttatactgaaaatggTAAGGGAAgtctcttctcccccttttcatccacctttttgaaggatttaGAAATACCAAATATTCTAAGaagtatttctcgtacccaaatatcgttccatgccaaatttggttctctttgctgttgtagttcttgagttatgctataaaaattgtatggaacttccTTCCCTTCCTCCCTCCTTTCTCTCCGCtggaagatggaagggatctcaaacaatcattagagcatatcacgttcccaaatatccgcgcatgccaaatttggttatatttgcttgataagtatttgaattatgtaaaaattaaaaagagagcACCTcctcccctttatatctccctactgtaaagagggaggggtctcaaataatcatagaaatatttttcgtatccaaatactttcccatgtcaaatttggttccattagctttatacgtttttgagttatgtaaaaaaatatgagaggCCCcaccccctttcaactgcaaaaagggaggggtctcaaataaccattgaaatgtttttcgtatcaaaataccttcccatgtcaaatttggttccaatatcttgattagttctcgagtaatatgaaaaattgtaaggtagcccccctccccccttcctatcaccccactgagaggagggaggggtacctaatattcattgaaatattccccgttcccaaataccaacccatgccaaatttgataccatttgtttgattggttctcgagttatgcaaaaaattgtcttttgtttgggaggcccctcccccccttcctgtttgggggaggggtcccaaacccaaataggaaccttccccggtctCCAATATCACCACCTGCccagtttcacgtaaatcggttcagtagtttctgagtctatagggaacagacagaaagacagacagacagacagacagacagacagacagacagacagacagaaattcatttttatatatatagatgtgaGTTGAATAACGAGAGTTATTGGGAAAACAAttctaaaacatatttttttgacCCATTGCTACCCCGCACGACGATATTTAAAGTTTTCCATGTTACAGAAAACAAAATTGGTCTAAAtataatttctcaacaaaaaagaaattgagCAAAGATTAGATAATGATTGGACTGTTACAGAGAAGATGGGTTTATATCCATATAGGTATATACAAATTAATTtcggtctgtctgtctgtctgtcttttccCTATAGAATCGAAAAGTACAGAATCGATTTACGTGAACTTAACAGGTGAAGGTTTCTAAGGCCGGGGAAAGTTCTCACTAGAAATAAAGTTACAAGTCTTCATAATTAGAGAACGGATCATgcaaaaagaattaaatttgacATGAGAGTGTATTTCGGTACAAGGAATGTTTTTATGATGGTTTGAAACTCCTATTTTTATTCAGTGTGGAGATGTAAAGTGGGGGtcttccttacaattttcagcataacagGAGAGCTAATTAAGCATATGGATCCAAATTTCGCATGTGAGGATATTTGAATACAAGAAATATTCCTATGATATATtggaaggggggcttccatactaattttttgcatagttcgagaattaatcaagcaaatgatacaaaatttagcttgagtacgagaaatatttctatgagtATTATGTACTCACCCCTTCAttcaatgcacagtggtcctgaaaatttttgttttttaaaggtgTAGCAAGAAACATTGGGTCTagtatttagataaaatttacaaaccaTTGGAATGTCACTGTTTGAatacaatcaaaatttcaagtttaagtgatgtaaaaattgaaaacttttttcgaaCATTTAAGATTAGATCAGAAATATTTGCCGATTATTTGGtgaaatcaaacaaatgttTGAAAAGTACAATGGTTTGTTTGGAAtccttattttttcaaactgaaattAAAAGTAGAATTCTAGTTTCTTtggcttcaaaaaaatttcaaaacaaaaacaagtaaaaaatcaGGTATTGTCGTGCGGGGTGAAAATGGGACAAAAAATGGTggtgtttgagttgttttttgaaTAGCTATTGTAATTtagcttattttgaaaataaaagaaagcaGATTTGTTCTTAAATAGTATATATACAACTGCAcaagatttgattgaatttttttttgaaaaagttacaaGACAAAGAAAATTAGCCCATTCTCACCCCTTAGAGGGGGTGACTATGGGCCACCTTTGTAATTGTTGCTTGATTAAAGAAAATATGTTaccaaaaattgtttaagtgaAGAATGATCCCGTAGAGTGTAAAAATTTCATCTGTCATGGATTTTGGCTTACAG
This sequence is a window from Uranotaenia lowii strain MFRU-FL chromosome 3, ASM2978415v1, whole genome shotgun sequence. Protein-coding genes within it:
- the LOC129754635 gene encoding clavesin-1, producing the protein MTTAKVIMSFPWGSNSNKDDKQKDGLCPDTGLTEAVLKIARKELREDKAIRDQSLEQMREWIKQNQDIENVRTDDLFLLKFLRTKKFSVFMAQQMILKYLNLRKIHMNLMSPLDYLSPKLLKLIDNGYMVVSPVRDKNGRRVIIGIARNFDPHENDSVEMSRVNALTYETLQEDHQNQIVGYVHVGDFKGMTAAHVSCWNPTDFLRMVKWGEQSIPMRHKEIHLVNIPQAVKYVIEAGKSMVSKKMKDRLQVHVTAQDLVKKVDPACLPKELGGTIPLQDMINSWKQELAAKRDILIGLEKMRILSDRGILRRNGTDRNNNSNTESMGMETITGSFRKLEVD